The Lathyrus oleraceus cultivar Zhongwan6 chromosome 5, CAAS_Psat_ZW6_1.0, whole genome shotgun sequence genome includes the window TGGAAATGTAACACCGGATGAAACATGGTCGGGATTCAAACCAAATCTGAACCATTTGAGATTCTTTGGTTTTGTTGCATACTGACATGTTCCGGGTCAACTTAGAAAGAAGTTGGAGGACAAGGGAGAATTGGTGATACTTGTTGGATATCACTCTACCGGTGGTTACAAAATGTTTGATGATGTAAAGAGGAAGATTGTGATCAGTCGAGGCGTTGTAATTGATGAATTGAAGCAAATTCAGCAGGGAGTAATCGGTTACCAGTAGacgttaaccggttacatgcagGTTGTAACCGGTTACCAGAAAGCTGTAACTGATTACAGGTTTGAAATTTTATAATTCTTAGGAAAGTAGAAGACCAGAATAACATGACGTCGAAGTCCGAAATGGAGAAAAGGTTAGAAGGTCAACAAGGAAAAGGGATATGCCTAAGAGACTCCAAGAATGTGAGTTTTCCCGAGACAACGAAGtcaatgatgatgatgatttcGCACATTTTGCACTTATGGCCGAATCTGAATCTGTTAATACGGAAGAAGCCTTGAGTGATTCAAAGTGGATTTGTGCTATGAAGAAGGAGCTTGAATCTATTGGGAAGAACAATACTGGGGAGTTAGTTGATCTACTAAAAGGAAAGAAGACAATTGATGTGAAGTGGGTGTTCAAAGTGAAGGAAAATCCCAAGGGTGAGATAATCATGCATAAAGCTCGATTGGTGGCTAAGGGATTTTTGCAAAGAGAAGGCATATACTTTGAAGAAGTTTTTGCACCGGTTGTTGGGATTAAAACCATTAGGATTGTTGTTGGTATTATAAATAACCATAATTTTCATATCTACCAAATGGATGCCAAATCTGTGTTTTTGAATGGACCACTCGAAGAGGAGGTATATGTAGGACAATCCCCTGGTTTTGTTGTGAAAGACCAAGAGTTGAAGTTATACAAGTTGAAGAAATCAttatatggtttgaagcaagctctAAGAGCTTGGAATAAAAGAACAGATGGTTTCCTAAAGGATGTTAGCTTCAAGAAGTACATGTTCAAGCACAAAGTGTATGTGAAGACGAATACGAGTGAATGAGTAATTATCCTTTGTCTATATGTAGACGAATTATTTATCACGGGAAGCAACGGAAAATGTATTTCAAAGTTCAAGAGTGAACTTATGGAAAAACTCGAGATGACCTTCATTGACCTCATGACATACTTCCTTTACATTGATTTTCACAAGTCCAAAAGGGGACTGCTAATGCCCTAAAAAAGGTATGCTCTTGAGATTTTGAATAAGTTTTTGAAATGGAGCATTGCAATGCTGCCATTTCTCCAGCTGAACCAAGGGTGCAGTTGTTTAAGAATGAGGATGAACAAGATGTTAATCCAACTCAATATAGGAGGTTGATTGGATCCTTGCGTTACTTGCGCAATATGCGACCCGACTTAGCGTTTAGTGTCGATATTGTGTGTAGATTCATGGGGAGACCGAAGGTGTCTCACTTGGAAGTAGTCAAGAGGATCCTACTCTATGTCAAAGGTTCTGTTGGCTACGGAATTCTCTTTCCTGCGATGGATACGGGCAGAAAATGCAATTTGCTCGATTTTACCGATTCTAATTGGTGCAAAGATAAAGATGATTGAAATTCTACAGCTGGATGCATCTTTATGTTTGATGCGACACTAATCTCATGGTGTTCGAATAAGGAACCGATAGTTGCACTCTCATCTTGTGAGACCAAGTACATTGTCGATTGTTATGTGTGTGTTAAGCCGTGTGGCTTATGAATCTATTGGAGGAGCTGGACAACAGTGAGGGTGAGGCAGTCACACTCTTAGTTAACAATGTTTTCGCGATTAATCTTGTTAAGAACCCATTGCACATGGGAGGAGCAAGCATATTGAGTGAGATTTCATTATTTGAGAGAACTTGTTAGTGAAGGAAGGTTATTATTGGGATATTGCAGGGGTGAGGACCAAGTTGCTGATTTGTCGACTAAGGGAGTCACAAATGATGTGTTCAAGATGTTGAAGATGAATATGAGCATGATAGACTTGCGTCACTTGAATTAAGGTGGTGAATTGATGTTTTCCAGTAATTCAAGTGTTGTAACTGGTAACACGGGTAGGTAACCGGTTACAACAAGGCCTGAAATTCATTTTAGTTGTAGAAATGTTGTGTTTTCACAGATGTAACCGATTAACAATTTTGGTTAACCGATTACCACTGAAGCTGATTTAATTTAGGATATTATTCAGTGTCAGGTGTAACCGATTAACCACTTTGATTAACCGCTTACAAGCacaatattttttaatttatgtTATTTTACTTGGTCAATTTCAATTCCCAATCAAGTTGTAACTCATATATAAGTGCTTTGGATGCACACTCATCCAAGTGAATGCAATCACAATATCTCACCTTCAATTCTCTCTCTCAGTCTCTCAATTCTCCTCTTTCACTCTTCACATTCAAAATTTCTCCAACACTATTATCAATCTTGTGGTATCTTGTTCTATCAAAAGtaaatttttaatatttattaatacTTATAAATCCAAAGTTTAATACTTATAAATCTAACAACTTTagaaaaaaattattaataatacTTCTTAAAATATTTCACATTGTAAGTAGCTTCGGCTGTGTCTTAAAAATCCAAAGTGCAGCTACCACAGAGTAGATAGATGGTCAAATTAGTACTACCACACCACCACCTACCTCATAATGCTATTTTTTAAATCCTAAAATTCAATTATAAATATAATCTTTATCCACCACCTTTTATTCACAACACAACTACTACAATAGCTACATCCAATTCAACATTCTTCTCATCACTTAACAAACAAAATGGCTGCTGCACTTACAGTCCCTGAAATAGTCCTCCCTTCCTCCACCGGACAACGCAAAATGCCGGTGATGGGCCTCGGAACCGCACCGGAAGCAACCAGTAAGGTTACTACAAAAGATGCTGTCCTTGAAGCAATCAAACAAGGTTACAGACATTTTGATGCTGCTGCTGCATATGGCGTTGAACATTCTGTTGGTGAAGCCATAGCTGAAGCACTTAAACTTGGACTCATTTCATCTAGAGATGAACTCTTTGTTACGTCTAAATTGTGGGTTACCGATAATCATCCTCACCTCATCGTTCCTGCTCTAAAGAAATCTCTCAGGTAATTCAAAAATTATAAATCTTCATTTTTTACACATGAACTATATGGATATTGATTTGATATGTGTGCATGTTTGTTTTTGTAGGACTCTTCAACTAGAATATTTAGACCTAATTTTGATCCATTGGCCAATTACTACTAATCCCGGTGAAGTTAAATACCCTATTGAAGTATCAGATATTGTGGAATTTGACCTAAAAGGTGTGTGGACATCTTTGGAAGAATGTCAAAAACTTGGTCTCACCAAAGCTATTGGAGCTAGCAACTTTTCTATCAAGAAGCTTCAGAAATTGCTATCCTTTGCAACCATCCCTCCAGCAGTGAATCAAGTAAGTAATAATTATTATCATAAATTGAAACTAGTTTACCATTTCACTTGAATTAATCTTTTTTAATGTAAGTTAATCATTGATTATTACTCATAATAGGTGGAAGTTAACCTTGGATGGCAACAAGAGAAGCTTAGAGCTTTCTGCAAGGAAAAGGGTATAATCGTAACTGCGTTCTCACCCCTGAGAAAGGGTGCTAGCAGAGGAGCTAATTTAGTGATGGACAATGATATACTCAAAGAATTGGCAGATGCTCATGGCAAGACTATAGCTCAGGTATGTATATAATATGATCTTAAAGAATATTTTGTTATAGAGAACTTTTTCATGAAGTTGCATGAATTTATTGTCTGAAAATTGTACAGATTTGTCTTAGATGGTTATATGAACAAGGATTGACATTTGTGGTAAAGAGCTATGACAAGGAGAGGATGAACCAAAACTTGCAAATATTTGACTGGTCATTGAGTGAGGATGATTACAAGAAAATAAGTGAAATTCATCAAGAGAGACTCATCAAAGGACCAACCAAGCCTCTTCTTGATGATCTATGGGATGAAGAATGAGCAATCACTTCACTTTGAAAAACAATGGTTTTTGCA containing:
- the LOC127083261 gene encoding NAD(P)H-dependent 6'-deoxychalcone synthase, whose protein sequence is MAAALTVPEIVLPSSTGQRKMPVMGLGTAPEATSKVTTKDAVLEAIKQGYRHFDAAAAYGVEHSVGEAIAEALKLGLISSRDELFVTSKLWVTDNHPHLIVPALKKSLRTLQLEYLDLILIHWPITTNPGEVKYPIEVSDIVEFDLKGVWTSLEECQKLGLTKAIGASNFSIKKLQKLLSFATIPPAVNQVEVNLGWQQEKLRAFCKEKGIIVTAFSPLRKGASRGANLVMDNDILKELADAHGKTIAQICLRWLYEQGLTFVVKSYDKERMNQNLQIFDWSLSEDDYKKISEIHQERLIKGPTKPLLDDLWDEE